One genomic region from Biomphalaria glabrata chromosome 7, xgBioGlab47.1, whole genome shotgun sequence encodes:
- the LOC106071658 gene encoding uncharacterized protein LOC106071658: protein MFLITHVTLMTVVIFMVSQSLTSAAIIKKNAVPPEWENICQADENSDILKSYLLEFKEQDKVVHLKCLVSSSSVGWRFSVLRDHLNRTLNNVSVFLYVECSTGSKISLPWPMKAPGVVGVSINNCILTDKYADLWNPLFSHMKTGLRVLEIRNSNWLSESFSFNFVLNNLSSITKDYDCGHSNTIEYMVNSNVSDIVDPRDLKPQSSVNIFKNFNFSRIPGFKEAEFNARGSNSQSHRTFIHRLSLENATSTSTSVENMLSKLGEINVHKCNFSRLRVLEESYPTLMIVNYFKILVRTNFYPEIKVLNFSRSGISEMPVELVDFRKYFPKLTYMDLSRNNMTEVKLPSHFNPGSQLTLNVSYNKITRLTLDDLIAVSEVEGLFLDFRGNPIHCGCEMANLLLKMKSADFFTGKLMPYSYIKNVECASPFHLLGRRLSSLVVMWSPVDIRCNVDKRNQTSRQGVFRTWILWAFLVCTTTTGPVCNII from the coding sequence atgtttcttatcaCACACGTAACATTAATGACAGTTGTCATCTTTATGGTGTCTCAAAGCTTAACGTCTGCCGCTATAATCAAGAAGAATGCTGTACCGCCAGAATGGGAAAACATCTGCCAGGCTGACGAAAATTCCGACATCCTGAAAAGTTATTTGCTGGAATTCAAAGAGCAAGACAAAGTCGTGCATCTGAAGTGTTTGGTGTCTTCAAGCTCTGTCGGTTGGCGCTTCTCCGTGCTAAGGGATCATTTAAACCGAACGCTGAACAATGTTTCTGTATTTCTCTACGTGGAGTGCAGCACGGGTTCTAAAATTTCTCTCCCGTGGCCCATGAAAGCCCCGGGGGTGGTGGGAGTGTCCATAAACAACTGCATACTTACCGACAAGTACGCAGATTTATGGAATCCTTTGTTTTCGCACATGAAAACCGGCCTGAGAGTTTTGGAAATCAGAAACTCCAATTGGCTAAGTGAATCTTTTAGttttaactttgttttaaacaatTTGTCTAGCATCACAAAAGATTACGACTGCGGTCATTCTAATACAATTGAGTATATGGTCAACAGCAATGTCAGCGATATTGTGGACCCCAGGGATCTCAAACCTCAAAGCAgtgtcaatattttcaaaaacttCAACTTTTCAAGGATCCCTGGTTTCAAAGAAGCAGAATTCAATGCAAGAGGGAGTAACTCTCAATCACATCGTACATTCATACACCGGTTATCCCTAGAGAATGCAACTTCTACGTCCACTAGCGTTGAGAACATGTTGTCAAAGCTGGGGGAAATCAATGTCCATAAATGCAATTTTTCGCGGCTTAGAGTTCTTGAAGAGagctacccaactctaatgattgtcaattattttaaaattttggtcCGCACTAATTTCTATCCAGAAATAAAAGTGCTCAATTTCTCTAGATCTGGAATCAGCGAAATGCCTGTGGAGCTAGTAGACTTCAGAAAATATTTCCCGAAGCTGACCTACATGGATTTATCGAGGAATAATATGACCGAGGTCAAGCTTCCTTCCCACTTCAACCCCGGCAGTCAGCTCACCTTGAACGTTAGCTATAATAAAATAACGCGGCTGACCCTAGACGATCTCATCGCGGTGTCTGAAGTTGAAGGTCTGTTCTTGGACTTCCGGGGCAATCCTATCCACTGTGGATGCGAAATGGCCAACCTACTTCTGAAAATGAAGTCTGCCGATTTCTTTACCGGCAAGCTGATGCCTTACAGCTACATCAAGAACGTCGAGTGCGCTTCACCATTCCACCTCCTTGGACGTCGCTTGTCCTCTCTCGTCGTTATGTGGTCTCCAGTAGATATTCGCTGCAACGTCGACAAACGTAATCAAACATCTAGGCAAGGCGTCTTCAGGACTTGGATATTATGGGCGTTTCTAGTATGTACAACCACCACAGGCCCAGTGTGTAACATAATCTAA